A genomic region of Nostoc sp. UHCC 0702 contains the following coding sequences:
- a CDS encoding TIGR00300 family protein — protein MTSRIRFLMCAPDHYDVDYVINPWMEGNIHKSSRDRAVDQWQQLYHVLKQHAIVDLVTPQLGWPDMVFTANAGLLLGDNVVLSRFLHKERQGEEPYFKQWFEENGYTVYELPKDLPFEGAGDALLDREGRWLWSGYGFRSELDSHPYLAKWLDIEVLSLRLIDERFYHLDTCFCPLANGYLLYYPGAFDAYSNRLIEMRVAAEKRIAIIEADAVNFACNAVNVDSIVIMNKASDSLKTRLANVGFQVIETPLTEFLKAGGAAKCLTLRVTEPVRAEIHANVSVESRIIRIEGHLLDSGLINRALDLIVDAGGSFQVLNFDLGEQRQSTSAAEVKVSAPSHEVMEEIISQLIDLGAVNLPQDERDAKLEPVVQAGVAPDDFYVSTIYPTEVRIHGQWVKVENQRMDGAIAITQTTNGLVARCKILRDLEVGEQVVVDVLGIRTIRKPESREQRNAQEFSFMSAGVSSERRVELVVEQVAWELRKIRDAGGKVVVTAGPVVIHTGGGEHLSRLIREGYVQALLGGNAIAVHDIEQNIMGTSLGVDMKRGVAVRGGHRHHLKVINSIRRYGSIAKAVEAGVINSGVMYECVQNHVPFVLAGSIRDDGPLPDTQMNLIQAQEEYAKHLEGAEMILMLSSMLHSIGVGNMTPAGVKMVCVDINPAVVTKLSDRGSVESVGVVTDVGLFLSLLIQQLDKLTSPYVAKVG, from the coding sequence ATGACTTCCCGGATTCGCTTTTTGATGTGCGCCCCTGACCACTACGATGTGGACTATGTAATTAATCCCTGGATGGAAGGGAACATTCATAAGTCATCGCGCGATCGCGCCGTCGATCAGTGGCAGCAACTATACCATGTCCTTAAACAACACGCTATTGTCGATTTGGTAACGCCCCAGCTAGGTTGGCCTGATATGGTTTTTACTGCCAATGCTGGCTTACTCTTGGGGGACAATGTTGTTCTCAGTCGCTTTTTACACAAAGAACGTCAGGGAGAAGAACCTTACTTCAAACAATGGTTTGAGGAAAATGGTTACACAGTTTATGAACTGCCTAAAGATTTGCCCTTTGAAGGTGCAGGAGACGCACTTTTAGACCGCGAGGGACGTTGGCTGTGGTCAGGATACGGTTTTCGTTCAGAATTAGATTCTCACCCTTACCTAGCTAAATGGCTGGATATTGAGGTGCTTTCCTTACGATTGATAGATGAACGTTTCTATCATTTAGATACTTGTTTCTGTCCGTTAGCTAACGGGTATTTACTTTACTATCCCGGCGCTTTTGATGCCTATTCTAACCGTTTAATTGAGATGCGAGTAGCAGCAGAAAAGCGTATAGCAATAATTGAAGCTGATGCTGTCAACTTTGCTTGTAATGCGGTAAATGTGGACAGCATCGTAATTATGAATAAGGCGAGTGACTCTTTAAAAACACGCCTAGCAAATGTTGGTTTCCAAGTTATTGAAACGCCGCTGACGGAATTTCTCAAAGCTGGTGGTGCAGCTAAATGTCTCACCTTGCGGGTAACGGAACCAGTCAGGGCAGAAATTCATGCGAATGTGTCGGTAGAAAGCCGAATTATTCGTATAGAAGGGCACTTGCTCGACTCTGGCTTGATTAACCGCGCCTTGGATCTAATAGTAGATGCAGGCGGTAGCTTCCAAGTCTTGAATTTCGACTTGGGAGAACAAAGGCAAAGTACCTCAGCCGCAGAGGTGAAGGTGTCAGCGCCATCCCATGAAGTGATGGAAGAAATCATCTCGCAGTTGATTGATTTGGGTGCTGTCAACTTGCCCCAAGATGAGCGAGATGCCAAACTAGAGCCTGTGGTTCAAGCAGGGGTAGCTCCCGATGATTTCTACGTCAGTACAATTTATCCTACCGAAGTGCGGATTCATGGGCAATGGGTGAAAGTGGAAAATCAGCGCATGGATGGCGCGATCGCGATTACCCAAACTACCAACGGTTTAGTAGCAAGGTGTAAAATACTGCGTGACCTGGAAGTCGGCGAACAGGTAGTTGTAGATGTGCTGGGTATCCGCACCATCCGCAAACCAGAATCGCGGGAACAACGCAATGCCCAAGAGTTCAGCTTTATGTCGGCTGGTGTTTCCAGCGAACGGCGTGTGGAGTTGGTGGTTGAGCAAGTGGCTTGGGAATTACGTAAGATTCGTGATGCAGGTGGTAAAGTAGTTGTCACGGCTGGCCCTGTGGTGATTCACACTGGTGGCGGCGAACATCTCTCACGGCTGATTCGTGAAGGTTACGTACAAGCGCTGTTGGGTGGTAATGCGATCGCAGTTCACGACATTGAGCAAAATATCATGGGTACATCTTTGGGTGTGGACATGAAGCGGGGTGTCGCTGTGCGTGGTGGACACCGCCACCACTTGAAGGTAATTAATAGTATCCGCCGTTATGGCAGCATTGCCAAAGCTGTTGAAGCGGGGGTGATTAATAGCGGCGTGATGTATGAATGTGTACAAAATCATGTACCTTTTGTGCTGGCTGGTTCGATTCGGGATGATGGGCCTTTACCTGATACCCAAATGAATTTGATTCAAGCACAGGAAGAATACGCCAAGCACTTGGAAGGTGCGGAGATGATTTTGATGCTATCTAGTATGCTGCACTCGATTGGGGTGGGGAATATGACACCTGCGGGGGTGAAGATGGTCTGTGTGGATATTAATCCAGCTGTGGTGACTAAGTTAAGCGATCGCGGTTCTGTAGAATCGGTGGGTGTGGTGACAGATGTGGGATTGTTCCTGAGTCTGTTGATTCAGCAGTTGGATAAGTTGACAAGTCCCTATGTTGCTAAGGTAGGTTAA
- a CDS encoding DUF2085 domain-containing protein, with translation MARVAFNEQLRVNWVSLIADFLLVGMVFGPPVAPFLAASGVSLLGGIADIIYFMGNHVCPQPNMGLDLAPPFIMAVCMRCYGTVTGLLITRLLYGVTGGKGFYWLSQYGWNGAALASVLMMAYPLELAAQVFGLWSFNNYLVTPFGLITGLAWGLFTMPILHRVEIKSTTS, from the coding sequence ATGGCAAGGGTAGCTTTCAATGAACAGTTGCGGGTTAATTGGGTGAGTTTGATTGCTGATTTTTTGCTGGTGGGGATGGTTTTTGGCCCGCCAGTAGCCCCTTTTTTGGCTGCGTCTGGTGTGTCTTTGCTTGGTGGGATTGCGGACATCATTTATTTCATGGGTAATCATGTATGTCCGCAACCCAATATGGGGTTAGATTTAGCACCGCCGTTTATCATGGCTGTGTGTATGCGGTGCTATGGCACTGTGACGGGTTTGTTGATTACTCGCCTGCTGTATGGGGTGACTGGTGGTAAAGGTTTTTATTGGCTAAGTCAATATGGTTGGAATGGTGCAGCTTTAGCTAGTGTGTTGATGATGGCTTATCCGCTGGAATTGGCGGCGCAGGTTTTCGGGTTGTGGAGTTTTAATAACTACCTAGTTACGCCTTTTGGGTTAATTACAGGTTTGGCGTGGGGGTTGTTTACGATGCCGATTTTGCATCGGGTAGAGATAAAATCAACAACTTCATAA
- a CDS encoding N-acetylmuramoyl-L-alanine amidase encodes MKKLLGIVVLSYFVTPSVALAESSLVVVFPQTNYQTSAQKIFFLGTAPTDGQVFINGKSIGRSRAGHFSPSLPLQLGENLFTIRHQNQELQIKVIRLDTQPELPQGLAFGKGSLTPASDIAKLPGELICFSAIAPPKASVAVKLANQTVALSPQPQQAQLPTNLAALTGRNQPTAQSTAVKYEGCTTVPQPETNVLGLIYGDNIISGAVVPDVTQEVDLGKPQFQLTLNGKTITQPGTGKIQILSPAQLPVAEVTVDSGVARTGPSTDYSRLTPLPKGTRAAVTAREGEWLRLDYGAWINTKETRILPGAVPPRTIIRSVGYRQLPSATEMVFPLQVPVPVSVQQGKDNFTLTLYNTTAQTDIIRLDDDPLISRLDWQQVAPGQVQYTFNLKKAQQWGYQLRYDGTTLVLALRHPPAIGRDRQKPLSGIKIVLDPGHGGKESGAAGPTGYLEKDVNLAVSKLLRDDLVKLGATVVMTREDDREVSLVERQEIIRKELPAIAVSIHHNSLPDDGDAEKTKGFGTFWYQPQAHSLAIFLQNYVVKKLDKPYYGVFWNNLALTRPAAAPSVLLELGFMSNPEEFEQVVNPEQQKKMAKAIAQGITQWFLTVR; translated from the coding sequence GTGAAAAAACTTTTAGGAATAGTAGTCTTAAGCTATTTTGTCACCCCCTCTGTAGCATTGGCAGAATCATCTCTTGTGGTTGTTTTTCCCCAGACGAACTACCAGACAAGTGCCCAAAAAATTTTTTTCCTTGGCACAGCACCAACAGATGGTCAGGTTTTCATCAATGGTAAGTCAATTGGGCGAAGTCGGGCTGGTCATTTTTCCCCAAGTTTACCGTTGCAGTTGGGCGAGAATCTCTTTACTATACGTCACCAAAATCAAGAACTTCAGATTAAGGTGATTAGGCTTGACACTCAGCCTGAGTTACCACAGGGGTTAGCCTTTGGTAAAGGTTCTCTGACTCCCGCATCTGACATTGCCAAATTACCAGGGGAACTAATTTGTTTTAGCGCCATCGCACCCCCCAAAGCGAGTGTTGCTGTGAAACTGGCTAATCAAACTGTTGCCCTTTCGCCCCAGCCTCAGCAGGCCCAGTTACCAACTAATTTGGCAGCCCTGACGGGACGAAATCAACCTACTGCCCAGTCTACCGCAGTCAAGTATGAGGGTTGCACCACGGTTCCCCAACCTGAGACTAATGTCTTAGGTCTAATTTACGGTGACAACATCATTTCTGGTGCTGTTGTCCCAGATGTAACTCAAGAGGTAGATTTGGGAAAACCTCAGTTTCAACTGACGCTGAATGGCAAGACCATAACTCAACCAGGAACTGGCAAAATTCAAATCCTCTCACCCGCGCAGTTGCCTGTTGCTGAGGTGACAGTAGACTCAGGTGTAGCACGTACCGGCCCTAGTACCGATTATTCTCGACTCACCCCACTACCCAAAGGAACACGCGCAGCAGTTACAGCAAGGGAAGGTGAATGGTTACGCCTAGACTATGGAGCTTGGATTAATACCAAGGAGACTCGCATTCTACCAGGTGCTGTTCCGCCACGTACAATTATTCGCAGTGTCGGATACCGTCAACTCCCTAGTGCAACAGAGATGGTTTTTCCGCTACAAGTTCCTGTACCCGTAAGCGTACAACAAGGCAAGGATAATTTTACCCTTACACTCTATAACACCACTGCCCAAACTGACATTATTCGTTTGGATGATGACCCCTTAATTTCTCGCCTGGATTGGCAACAGGTAGCTCCAGGACAAGTACAATACACCTTTAACCTCAAAAAAGCTCAACAGTGGGGATATCAGCTGAGATACGACGGCACAACCCTGGTGTTGGCTTTGCGTCATCCGCCTGCAATTGGGCGTGACAGACAAAAGCCTTTATCTGGTATCAAGATTGTACTCGATCCCGGTCACGGAGGCAAAGAATCTGGTGCTGCCGGGCCAACTGGTTATTTAGAAAAAGATGTCAACTTGGCGGTGTCAAAGTTGCTGCGCGACGATTTGGTAAAACTAGGCGCAACAGTGGTAATGACGCGGGAGGACGATCGCGAAGTTTCGCTAGTGGAACGTCAGGAGATTATTAGAAAAGAACTTCCTGCGATCGCGGTTTCCATTCATCACAATTCTCTACCCGATGATGGTGATGCTGAAAAAACCAAGGGATTTGGAACTTTTTGGTATCAGCCCCAAGCCCACAGTTTAGCGATATTTTTACAAAATTATGTAGTTAAAAAACTAGATAAACCTTATTACGGTGTTTTTTGGAATAACCTAGCGCTGACACGTCCGGCGGCTGCACCATCAGTGCTGCTGGAATTGGGTTTTATGAGTAATCCCGAAGAATTTGAGCAGGTAGTCAACCCAGAACAACAGAAGAAAATGGCAAAAGCGATCGCCCAGGGAATCACTCAATGGTTTCTGACTGTGCGATAA
- a CDS encoding CTP synthase produces MTKFIFVTGGVVSSIGKGIVAASLGRLLKSRDYSVSILKLDPYINVDPGTMSPFQHGEVFVTEDGAETDLDLGHYERFTDTSMSRLNSVTTGSIYQAVITRERRGDYNGGTVQVIPHITNEIKERITLVAKDTNPSVLITEIGGTVGDIESLPFLEAIRQLRKEVGRQNVLYMHVTLLPWIASAGEMKTKPTQHSVKELRSIGIQPDILVCRCDRPIPVGLKRKLSEFCDVPEECVITSQDASSIYEVPLTLEREGLAQQTLKLLHMEQRQPNLVQWQTMVERLYSPKYTVEIAIVGKYVSLGDAYLSVVEALRHAAIATHGNLRLRWVNSEKLETEPAEAYLAGVDGIVVPGGFGLRGVDGKIAAIKYARDRQIPFLGLCLGMQCTVIEWARNVGGLTGANSAEFDPDTNYPVINLLPEQQDVVDLGGTMRLGLYPCHILPNSLAFQLYQEKIVSERHRHRYEFNNTYRQLLLDSGYIISGTSPDGRLVEIVEFPQHPFFVSCQFHPEFKSRPGNPHPLFRGFMQAAIALNHPTSGLQTPVEVS; encoded by the coding sequence ATGACTAAGTTTATCTTTGTAACTGGAGGTGTAGTTTCCAGTATAGGCAAAGGCATTGTAGCAGCAAGCCTGGGACGTTTACTCAAGTCACGGGATTATTCGGTGTCGATTCTCAAACTCGACCCTTATATTAACGTTGATCCGGGTACTATGAGTCCCTTTCAGCATGGAGAAGTGTTTGTTACTGAAGATGGTGCCGAAACAGATTTGGACTTGGGGCATTACGAACGCTTTACTGATACCTCCATGTCACGCTTGAACAGTGTCACCACTGGCTCAATTTACCAAGCAGTAATCACAAGAGAGCGTCGCGGCGACTATAATGGCGGCACGGTGCAGGTGATTCCCCACATCACCAATGAAATAAAAGAACGGATTACGTTAGTTGCTAAAGATACTAATCCATCTGTCCTGATTACAGAAATCGGTGGTACGGTGGGAGATATTGAATCGCTGCCGTTTTTGGAAGCTATCCGCCAATTGCGGAAGGAGGTAGGACGACAGAATGTGCTGTATATGCATGTCACACTCTTGCCGTGGATTGCCTCGGCCGGTGAAATGAAAACTAAGCCGACACAGCATTCAGTCAAAGAACTCAGATCCATTGGCATCCAACCGGATATTTTAGTTTGTCGGTGCGATCGCCCCATACCCGTGGGATTAAAACGCAAATTGTCAGAGTTTTGTGATGTACCGGAAGAATGTGTGATTACCTCCCAAGATGCCAGCAGTATTTATGAAGTACCGCTGACTTTGGAACGGGAAGGACTCGCACAGCAAACCTTGAAGTTACTGCACATGGAACAACGCCAACCCAATCTCGTGCAGTGGCAAACAATGGTAGAACGGTTGTACAGTCCAAAATATACAGTGGAAATTGCCATTGTTGGCAAATATGTCAGCTTAGGTGATGCTTATCTTTCGGTAGTAGAAGCACTGCGTCATGCTGCTATTGCCACTCATGGCAATTTGCGCTTGCGTTGGGTGAACTCAGAAAAGTTAGAGACCGAACCAGCCGAAGCTTATCTGGCGGGTGTGGATGGCATAGTTGTGCCTGGAGGTTTCGGTCTTCGGGGAGTAGACGGCAAAATCGCCGCCATTAAATATGCCCGCGATCGCCAAATTCCCTTCTTAGGTTTATGCTTGGGAATGCAATGTACCGTGATTGAATGGGCTAGAAACGTCGGGGGTTTAACAGGTGCTAACAGTGCGGAATTCGATCCCGATACTAACTATCCAGTGATTAACTTGCTGCCAGAACAACAAGACGTAGTTGATTTAGGCGGCACAATGCGTCTGGGTTTGTATCCTTGTCATATTCTGCCCAATAGTTTAGCTTTCCAGTTGTATCAAGAAAAAATAGTTTCTGAACGGCATCGTCATCGGTACGAGTTTAATAATACTTACCGCCAGCTGTTGTTAGATTCTGGCTATATCATCAGCGGCACTTCTCCCGACGGACGCTTAGTTGAAATTGTGGAATTTCCCCAACACCCGTTCTTTGTATCTTGCCAATTTCATCCAGAGTTTAAATCGCGCCCAGGTAATCCTCATCCTTTATTTAGAGGGTTTATGCAAGCTGCGATCGCGCTTAATCATCCAACCTCTGGTTTACAAACACCTGTGGAGGTGTCTTGA
- a CDS encoding type I restriction endonuclease subunit R produces MVQIIQARDISLYELKEKFGLQLTTDSNFFTEWTENLPTLTDVEKQAVERVKSNYLNLNQRRLMSEEAVKMVVLSPLLDLAGFYQPPFEMETEASVEISAEDEGFIVRGNIDVLVIQKRLWVLVIESKSSKFDVMVALPQALAYMLDHPNTAQPTFGLLINGREFVFVKLIQQEQPRYARSYALSLERDSELHQVLSVLKRLQELIT; encoded by the coding sequence ATGGTTCAAATTATTCAAGCCAGAGACATTAGTCTTTACGAACTAAAAGAAAAATTTGGTTTACAACTTACCACAGACAGCAACTTCTTCACAGAATGGACAGAGAATTTACCGACTCTGACTGATGTTGAAAAGCAAGCTGTAGAACGAGTGAAAAGTAACTATTTAAACTTGAATCAGCGCCGTCTGATGTCAGAAGAGGCGGTAAAGATGGTAGTGCTGTCTCCTTTACTCGATTTAGCTGGATTTTATCAACCACCTTTTGAGATGGAAACTGAGGCTTCGGTTGAAATTTCTGCTGAAGACGAAGGTTTTATCGTCAGAGGAAACATTGATGTCTTAGTCATTCAAAAACGTCTTTGGGTACTGGTTATCGAATCTAAAAGTAGTAAATTCGATGTCATGGTAGCCCTACCCCAAGCACTAGCTTATATGCTTGATCATCCCAACACTGCACAACCAACTTTTGGTTTACTGATTAATGGTAGGGAGTTTGTTTTTGTCAAATTGATTCAACAAGAACAACCCCGATATGCACGTTCTTATGCACTATCACTTGAACGTGATTCAGAACTACATCAAGTACTGAGTGTATTGAAGCGGCTGCAAGAATTGATTACCTAA
- a CDS encoding ROK family protein produces the protein MVNPQVIGIDLGGTAIKLGRFSQDGTCLQSLTVPTPQPATPEAVLGVMVDAIAQVDLDNQTVAIAVGTPGPADATGRIAKIAINLAGWHDVPLADWLEAKIGKPTVVANDANCAGLGEAWLGAGRRFQNFILLTLGTGVGGAIILDGKLFTGHQGAAGELGLISFNPDGPMCNSGNQGSLEQYASLIAIRRRTGKEPAELGTLAEAGDAQALTFWQEYGKDLGIGLTSLIYVLTPEAIVIGGGVSASFEFFLPAMKAEIEKRVMFTSRLGLQILPAELGNTAGMVGAAKLAWQHHWGF, from the coding sequence GTGGTGAATCCTCAAGTAATTGGTATCGATTTGGGAGGAACAGCGATTAAGCTGGGGCGATTCAGTCAAGATGGTACTTGCTTGCAATCTTTGACTGTGCCAACTCCCCAACCCGCTACACCAGAAGCAGTTCTAGGTGTAATGGTAGATGCGATCGCTCAAGTTGACTTGGATAATCAAACTGTTGCCATTGCTGTGGGTACTCCTGGCCCAGCAGATGCAACAGGGCGCATTGCCAAAATCGCCATTAATTTGGCAGGATGGCATGATGTGCCTTTGGCTGACTGGCTAGAAGCCAAAATTGGCAAACCTACTGTTGTGGCTAACGATGCTAATTGTGCAGGTTTGGGAGAAGCTTGGTTAGGTGCTGGTCGCCGCTTTCAAAATTTCATCCTCTTGACTTTGGGGACTGGCGTTGGTGGGGCGATTATCCTTGATGGTAAACTGTTTACGGGACACCAAGGAGCAGCTGGAGAATTGGGTTTAATCTCCTTCAACCCCGATGGCCCCATGTGTAACAGCGGCAATCAAGGCTCTTTGGAACAATATGCCTCGCTAATCGCTATTCGTCGCCGCACGGGGAAGGAACCAGCAGAATTAGGCACTCTTGCTGAAGCTGGTGATGCTCAAGCCTTGACTTTTTGGCAAGAATATGGTAAAGATTTGGGTATTGGTTTAACGAGTTTGATTTACGTTTTGACACCGGAAGCGATCGTCATTGGTGGCGGTGTCAGTGCTAGTTTTGAGTTTTTCTTACCAGCGATGAAGGCAGAAATTGAGAAGCGAGTCATGTTTACATCTCGCCTGGGTTTGCAAATTTTGCCGGCAGAATTAGGTAACACGGCGGGAATGGTAGGTGCTGCGAAATTAGCATGGCAACACCATTGGGGATTTTAA